The DNA window CGGGTTATCTGCGCCACGCACCGAGACGTGAATCAGCTCATCTCATCCGGCACGTTCCGGGAAGACCTCTATTACAGGATCAGCGAAATCACGCTGAGTGTGCCCCCGGTCCGCGACCGCGAGGGTGACGCTATCGTCATAGCCCAGGCTCTTCTGAAAGAGTTCAGCCGGCAGATGGACCGCGCCACCCTCGCCTTTGGTGAAGATGCCATGCGGGCCATCAAGGAATATCACTGGCCGGGCAACGTGCGGGAAATGATCAACAAGATCAAACGCGCCACCATCATGGCCGAAGGCAAGCGGGTTACGGCAAGCGATCTGGAGCTCAATATTGACAGCGACGGGCCCGAGTCCAGCGCACTCAACCTCCGGCAGGTCCGGGAAGACGCCGAGCGCCACGCGATCGAGCAGGCACTGCAGACCGCAGGCTATAACATGGCACAGGCCGCCCGCCTGCTCGGGGTCACGCGCCCTACCCTGTATAACCTGACGGACAAGTACCGGATTGTAACGTCGCCCGCCTAAGCTGCGGCCTGCACCGGACCGAACCCGATAATCAATAATTCAGTAAGGACGTGTGAACATGACTGCTAAGCGCGCTATTCAGGCCTCGATACTGGCGGCCGCCCTGAGTTTTGGCCTGGCAGGCTGCAACTCCTCCGAAGAACTGAGTCAGGAGGAGGCCCGCTTTCTCAGCCACATAGACCAGGCCAAGTTCTACCAGCGCCAGGGCGAGTTGAAGGCCAGCACCCAGGAAGCGCGCAACGCCATGGATCTGCTGCCGACCCATATCGAGCCGTACCTGCTGATTATCGATAACCTGGTCAAGGCCGGCGATGGCGCCAGCGTCGAGCGTCAGATAGCGACGCTCCGCGAGCGCATCGAAGACGGCGCTATTGAACAGCATACCGAAAACAAACTGCACCTGATGCTGGCGCGTGGCCACTACCTGCAGGGTGAATTCGAGCAGGCGCAGGCATCCCTCAGCCAGATAAAAGAACCCAGCAGCAGCCAGAAGCTCGAAGCCACACTTATCCGGGGCGAAATGGCCCTGGCTGAACGCGACCTGGACAAAGCCCGGGAGATCTTTACCACGGCCCGCGAGCAGGACAATCAGGACGTCATGCCGCTGGTGGGCCTGTCCAAGACGGCTTTCCATAACGGCGAGCGCGACAAAGCGCGGGACCTGATGGCCCAGGCGGAAGAACTGGACAGCACGGACACCGAACTCTGGTTGTGGAAAGCCCAGATGGCCCAGGAGGAAGAGCGCTGGGAAGATGCACGCCAGGGCTACGAAAAGGCGCTGGAGGACATCGGCCAGTACGATGTCATGACCTTCCGCAAATACGAGACCATATCTTCGTTGATCGAAGTCCTGCGCGCCCAGAATAAAGCGCAGGAAGCGTTCGTCTATGAAGAGATCCTGGCCAAGTCCGGCCCCGGTACCCTGCGCAGCAACTTTATTGCCGCCCAGGAGATGTACGAGGAAGGCGATCTGGAAGGTGCAGCCCGCGCCCTTGAGGAAATCCTGGCACAGGCAGCGACCCACGAACGGGCACAGCTGATGCTGGGTCTGATCCGCTTCCAGCAGGGTCGTCCGAAGGAAGCCGAGCAGCTTCTGGAAAGCCTGGCCAGCCTCAACAACGACGATGCCAGCCGGCTGCTTGCCGCCACCAAGCTTCAGCTCCGCCAGCCGGAAGCCGCACGTGAACTGCTGGACAACATCGACGAGAACGAGACCAACCCGGGCACGCTGGCGCTCGTCGGCATGGCTTCACTGGCATCCGGCGACCACGATACCGGCCGCCGTTATATCGAACGTTCACTCGAGCTTGATCCTGACAACACCGAGCTGCGCATCCGCTACGCGCGGTATCTGGCGTCGCGCGAGAACATGTCTGGCGCTATTGACCAGTTGAAGACGGCGATCGGCCGTACGCCGGACTCCGAGAACGCGTTTCTCACGCTCGCGCGGCTTCAGGCGGCACAACAGAACACAGCAGACGCTGCACAGACCCTGGAGAAATGGCGCAAGGCCCATCCCGACAGCATCCGCGCACTGATTTCCAGCGGCGATCTGGCCGCCAGCCAGGGCGAGAATCAGCGCGCGCGCCAGTATTACCAACAGGCTCTGCAGAAAGCGCCGGAGGATATCAGCGCCCGGGTAGCCCTGGGCAATCTCGCCCGTCGTAATGACGACCCTGCCGGCGCGCTTGAGCACTTCAAGGCCGCGCTGGAAATCCAGCCGAACAGCCGTGAAGCGCTACGGGGTCTGGTGCAGGTAAGCCGCGGGGACGAAGCGCGCTACCAGGAGACACTGAAGTGGCTGAGTGACCTCGGTGAAGCCAAACCTGAAGCCATCGGTCCGAAACTGGTACTGATGGAAGACGCGCTGACAAAAGGCGAATTCGAGCGTGCCGAGTCCGTGGCAAGCGCGATCGTCAACATGGCTGATGCGCCAACTGAAGCTGAGCCGCTGTTGTCATCCCTGTACACGACGGTCGCCCAGCAGGCGCTCCGGGAAGAGAACCAGGAACGTGCAACCAAGGTGCTTGAGCAGGGCCGCGAGCGCTTCCCGGACAATGAAAACCTGGCACTGATGACTTCGCGCCTCTACCTCAATCAGGGCAAAGAAGACCAGGCGCTGGACATCATCAGCGAGGTCAAGAAGAGCAATCCCGCGTCAGCGACGCCCTTCCTGCTGGAAGCCGAGTACCGGGTTGAGAACGAAGAGTTCGAAAAAGCCGCCAATCTGTTTGAACTGGCGCTGGAGAAAGATGACAACCCCGAGACGATCCTGAAGCTCTCCTCTGCCCTGCGTCGGGACCGCCAGCCCAGCAAAGCCATAGAAGTGCTGGAAACAGGCGCAAACCGCCATCAGAACAATGCCCAGATCCAACTGGCCCTCGCGATCGGGTACCAGGGTACTGACGAGACCGGCAAAGCGCAGCAGGCCTACGAAACGCTGCTGAAGCTGGCGCCCAACAATCCTGTTGCGCTGAACAACCTCGCCTGGATCTACCACGAACAGGACGATGACCGCGCGACCGACCTCGCCAAGCGCGCCTATGAGCTAAACCCCCGCTCGGCAGCTATCGCCGATACCTACGGCTGGATACTGTTCTCAACAGGCAAAGTCGAAGAAAGCCTGCCCGTACTGGAGTCCGCCTACGAGCTGGCGCCAACGGCGGAGGAGATCGCGCTGCACCTGGCAGAAGTCTACAAAGCTACGAATCAGGATGACAAAGCGCGGAGCGTGCTGGAAAAGATCTAGAAGAAAGCAGTCGACAGGTTAAGATCCATCGGGGCCGCATAATGACGGCCCCGTTTTTTTGCGCAGGGAATCGGTTGCAGAAACCTATAGCTGAAGCCTCGGCGGGCAAGACGTGGCCGCCTATTCCATGAAAAACGGCCTCGCCGAGCTGTAGAAACGTCGGCCGTATTTCGCCTCGAGACTCTTGGGGCGCGGCGGACTGCCGAAAGCCAGATTCTGCAACGCATGCTTTCGCCAGAAGTGCTCAAGCCTGGGGCAGGCATCTTCCGGGTTGTGCATTACCTCAATTGTTATGGTGTCCGTAGCTCGGGCGCCGGTTACTTTCCAGCCCGGCCCCGCTATCGGCACGTCATAGTCCCCTTGCTCCACCGGCAGAGGCAACGGCTCGCTGTTCCAGAACTCATGGTCGGGCGGGTAGTAAAAGGCCATAACCAGCGAGCGCAATGACCAGAGACTGCTTGCCGGGCCTGCGTAGGGGTCAAGGATTCGCGCATTTGAGCCATGGTAGCCCTGCGAAATGATACCGTGTCGCAGGGCGCCGTGCTGAATGAAGTACTGCCACGTCACATCCAGCGCGCGCCTCGCCTCACCCGCTGCCACGATGGCAGGATGGCTCTCGGCACCGGCCACCAGGGGCGCCGCCACCGCAATACGGTATTGCACGCTACGCCCCATTATGGGTAGACCTTGCGGCCCGATAAGATAGCGGTAGGTTTTGAGGAAACGTGCTTGTGCCGCATCGATGAAAGCGGGGTCCCATTCCGGGTCGATGCGATTGATCCACGTCAGCGCATAGTGAAAGCCCCACGCGCTGTAGAAATCGACCCGTCCCTCAGGACCATCCTTGAACCAGCCATCGCCGAGATGGAATGACTTGATGCGATCAAAGCGCTCGCGCACGCCCTCAATGCGCCCCGCGTGACCCAGCGATGCCAGAACCCGGTCTATCAACACGAAAAAGAGATGCCAGTTATTGTCGAGTCCCGGTCGCCCGTTGACGAGCGACAGCCAGTTAACGACAGCTTTTTGCTGGTCTTTGTTGAGTTGACACCAGACCCGGTCCCGGAGAAGCCACAGTGAAAGCGCGATATCGGCCGCTTCGACAATACGCTGGTTGCTCTTGCCGGGCATATCGCCCCAGTAAGTCGGCGCTGAAGGGTCCGTGCCTGCGATCAACCCGCGCTTGAACTCTTCACTAAGCAGAAGCTGGCGGTTGCCGGGCAGCGCGATCGAAGGGTCCCTGCCAGAGGCGCACCAGGCCGCAAATAACGGCATCATGCGCGAAAATCCTTCCAGCGCATCACATTCAGTGCCGCTCCAGCTGGGCAGTCCGGGGAAAACCGCGCCACATCCGGTCTGGTTGCGGTAGGTCACCCAGGAAGTCGCGAAATACCGCACCAATTCGTGGTAGGCATCGTTCTCCGGCTGATCGGACAGGAACCCATCAAGCAGCTTTTCGGCGGCACGGGGGAAGCGGTATCGCCTCAACAAGCCAGGCAGCTTGCGCCCCAGCCCAACCGCCAACCGGGTAAGCTCCTGCCCTTCCTGAACGTATTCTCTCGTGGTCTTCAAGGGAATCTCATCCTTGGCTTACCTGGGAGCCCCCATCAGAGACGCCCGCAGAGGTCAGTCCGGCTTCGCAAAACGAGCATCTATGGCACTTTCAGCCTGGGCCATGAGCTCCCCAACCCAGTCCTCCGCAGCCTCACGGGCATCACATTCGCCGCAGTGAACCGCGGCCGCCACCAATGACGCATCGGGGCGCCCATTGATAGCCGAATACAGCTGCAGCAACTTCGCACCTACCGGGTCGCTGGACCAGGCACCGGACACGTAGAAGCCATAGATAACCACAGCTTTGTCGCCAGTTGCCCTGTCTTTCAGGACCATGCCGGATACCGGCTCGCCATTCACAGTCAGGTCGAAGTTGCCATCAGGCTGCCACCGGCGAGTGTCCACCATGCGATTGCTGTCATGGATGAGTTCCTTGCCCGGCCCCTGGCTCTCATAGGTGAGAATATAAGACGCCGCATAGAAGTCCGGCATCGAGGCTCCCTGCCCAGGCTCCGCCCGGAACCAGGCGAACCGGTTCATGTGATCCTCACCCGAGAACTTCGGCTCCCATACCCGCCCCTGGCGCTGGAACAGCGGCGACCAGTTCTCTGGCGCATCCAGGGAGATACTGAACTTTTCCTGTACCAGCCGTGCATCACGCCCGCCCAGTACGCTCAGTGGCGCAAGCAGAATCGCTGTGGCGACCAGGGTCACCAGCCCAGCTTTGGCTGGAGACGCAGGCCGGCGGGGACTGTCCGCAGTCGAGGCGGATGGTTGCGACTGGACGGGTGTGCGCTCCAGACGGCCCGCCAGAATAAACAGGGGCACCAGGGTTCCCGCAAAAAGCGCCCAACCGAAAAAGTCGTGCTCATTGATCAGTGACGACGTCATATCGGTGACGTAGCCCTGGTAGATGATGACGAATACGCGAATCCAGTTCGTCAACAGCGCCAGGAACACCGCAAACGTAAACAGCAGGATGCGATTGCGCCAGAGGCGATAGTTGAGCTCGCTATAAACCGTCGCCAACGCCATGGCAACGATCAGATAGCGCAGGCCTGAACAGCCGTGGGCGATCTCAAACGCCCCTACCCCGATCAGGAATACCAGTACACCTTCGACCTCAAACTCAATGCCCCAAAGGCTCAACAGGACCTTATTGATCTCGACGGTAATAAGCTGCAGAGGCCAGGCCGCGTAATCCCAGAACGGGATGGCAAATACGAGCACGCCCACGGGCAGCAGAAAGCGCCACATTGTCGCCCAGCCCGCGACTGTCGCAATGATCACCAGCAGCATAGGCACAAGCAGAAACTGCTGCACAGCTTCTACATAAAGCAGCCCGGCGGCGGTATAAACAGCCACCAATACCCCGAGCACAACCAGCCAGAGCGGATGAAAGCCGACCCGGGGCGGATGCGCCCGCCAGGCCCTGACGATGAGATAGAGCGACACCCCGAAAATCATCCAGCCATGGGAGTACGCCTCATCAAATTTCATCCACCGCAGACCGATCTTCTCAAGCACGGGATAGGTCCCGGCCACAAAGGCGGCAAGCAACACGGCAAATACGGCTGTCGATCTAACCACTCTCAATCCTTCCATGCCAACAACGAAAGAAAACGTGAGCCAGCGCTCACTAAAGAGCGGTCAAGCTTGGGTTGGGCCTGAGCATAGCAAATTCGAGGGGCGGGTAGCAGGTGGGGAGGTAGAATTGCAGACCCGCTTCCGCCGGTCCTATGAACAGGTCCAGACTGAGTCGACTATCGTCGTGCTCGATAACGTGGATTGCGTCTGCTGGGCTAGCGGTGACTGAAGACATGAGTTTTTGCTCATACTGGCGCTCGCGCCTGTACTTTCGGTGCTATTTCCTTAGTATGACCATTTCAAGTCAACTAGAGGTCGAAACTGTGCAAAACGAACTCACCGTCAGACCCGGCGATGTTCTGAAAGTCCTGCTTACCGTAGGCGTGCTGCTTGTGGCCGCACAGATCGCCACCGTGATTTTCCGATTCGGCTTCGGTTACGAATACGTCAAAGGCTTCGTCCCGCTTTTCAACATGGATGGCGAAGGCAACTTCCCTGCTTACCTCTCCTTTATACAAATCCTGCTAGCAGGCCTCATCCTTTTTTTTATAGCTCAACTGGAGCGAAAGAATGCAGCCAAGCATGTCGTGGAGTGGTACGTACTCTCTGGCGGGTTCCTACTGATGGCTCTCGATGAAGGCATCATGCTGCACGAACGACTTGCGGCGCCGGTCAGAACGGCCTTGGACAGTGAGACGACAAACGTCGGCATCTTTTACGCTGTATGGACAATTCCCGCAGGTATTATCGTAATCCTCCTGGGACTGTACTTTTTGAGGTTCCTGCTTGCGCTGGAGGCTGTCCACCGATTCCGTTTCATGCTGGCCGGCGCGCTCTACCTTAGCGGCGCTATCGGGATGGAGCTCGTGGGCATGTACTATTTCAAGGCCGTCGGCGGGGATGATGCGATCTTCGGGGTTTTGGTGACTATTGAGGAAAGTCTTGAGATTTTCGCAGTTACGGTCTTTGTGTGGTCATTGCTCAAATACTGTCAACAGCGCTACAAAGCTGTCTCGATTCGGCTTTATTAAGACGGCTTAGGCTCCCTCGACTGCGCCTAAATAGCAGTTTTGCACGACGCTCTGGTTAACATATTACGTGCCGCCAGCTAAAGAGGAAACTGGTGTTGTATTGGACCTACCGTATCTTTTGAGCATAATTGATGGCCGCATTCCCAAACAATTTATTCTCTCGGAACGGCAGATCGATCCGCCGTGTGGCTGGGAAACGGCCAATGTCGGGACGTTCGATCGAATTGCCCGATTGATGGCCATGCATGGCATCCAGGCATCGAATGCAAGAAGCGCAGACGTTTAGGACATCGATCTCATCGTTTACCGGGTACCAGGAATTATCTGGAGCGGGATTTCTCTGCTCTGGAGTTGGACACCAAGTGGATTATGGACTTTGATTATATCCGCGAGAACTTAGTGCAATCCATTAAAGGTATCGCAGATTATTAAAAACGTTGAGCCGGACCTGAAGCAAGAAATAAAAAAGAAACTAAAAACGATGATCCTGCGCTAGGCAATTGAAAAGTTGAGGCGGAATTATTACTTGATTAAAGAGTCAACTTCAAACTCAGGTGGCCGCGGGAGTATAAAATTTCGCTTAGCACTTTAGCTATTTCTTATATACGCTGCCTGGCGCGAAGATTGCTTCACGCGGGCGAATAACTCGGTGGCATTCAACGCTTACGCGTGTATAGCATAAACTGTACTCACACCCTAGAAATCACCACTCTTTCGAACACCACGTGCAAGGCTGGGGCAATTGAGGATATTAAATGTTAAGCACGCTTGAATCTCAATAATATTTTCCTCGCAAGCTCTAGAATCTCGGTCTCTGCCCCTAACGGCCTGCCGGCCAAGAGCCATAACGCAAGATGAGTGGCGGGATAGACTATGGCACCGATCAAGCAGAAAAATAAAAGTCCTAGTGACTGCTCCAATACAGTCTCATCAAAGTGAATCGTTTCGCGGGCTTGATAAACGACAAAAACCATAAGCAGGCCACTGACTAGTGAGCGCCAACACATAGATACCTGACGGAAAGGCGATAACTGAATGATATGGTTAACCATGTACAGATTTAGCACGATATTAATAAGCCCTGTCCCAAATCTCGCAACAATTAAGCCTGGTAGCCCGTAGAGCAGCAATGCGGCGACCACAATGGGGACGCGTACTGCGAAAAAAATTAGCTGCCTAGTAAACACAGCTTTCGTTTTTCCCGTCGCAAATGCAAGAGAAATAGCGGGGCCGACGAATGACTGCAACGCAAAATTTATTGCGAGTACCTCGATAACAAATATAGCCTCAGACCAGCGCTCGCCCAGCACAAGATTTACCATAGGTTCAGCAATCACGCTAAACCCGGCACCAAAAGGAAATACAAGCGCGAATAACAGGTATTGAGTTCGCCTGTAAGAGACCGCCAATTTTTCCTTGTCGTCGCTAAAAAGCGCAAACGCCGGGAACAAGGGTCGCCGCAGAGGGTCAAGAACCTCTTTGGTAGGTTTTTGTGCGAGATCGTTACCTACCCTGTAAGCGCCTAGCTGCGATGCTGTGAGCGTCGCGCCAATGATGAGCGTGTCGATATTTGAGTTGATAGCGTCCAGTGCAGAGCCCAGGGTCAGCCAGCCGGTGAACGCCCAAATTTCCCTTACCTTGCTCAAAGACACACGCGGCAGAAAAGGGACGAACCAATAACTTAAAATTACCCGGCTCAATCCAGCAAACGCGGTACCGGCTATCAGGGCCCAATATGTTTGATACAAGTAAGCCAGAACACCCGCAGCCACAACAGACAACAGCTTCATTACTACCATAATCACGAATTCTCGCGAGTACGATAGTTCTTTCTCGAAAAAGACATATTTGGGATTGGTCAGGCACCGAAAAAAGGTGATTAATGCCAGGATCAGCATCACGCCTGTTAGACGGCCATCTTCATAGAGAGCCGAGAGCGGAAAAGCAAGCAGAGCTATGACGATTGCAAGCAACAGCCCCCTGAGCGCCCCCAACGTCCACGCGGTGTTGAGGTGAGCGTTGGTCACTCGTTTGAAATTTATAAGAGCAGAACTTATCTGGACAGAGGTAAAAGTTTCGGCCAAAGCGACGAAGGTGCTTGCCAGGGCGATAAGCCCAAAATCATCCGGGGTCAGGAGGCGAGCGAGTATCAATGTACT is part of the Hydrocarboniclastica marina genome and encodes:
- a CDS encoding tetratricopeptide repeat protein; this encodes MTAKRAIQASILAAALSFGLAGCNSSEELSQEEARFLSHIDQAKFYQRQGELKASTQEARNAMDLLPTHIEPYLLIIDNLVKAGDGASVERQIATLRERIEDGAIEQHTENKLHLMLARGHYLQGEFEQAQASLSQIKEPSSSQKLEATLIRGEMALAERDLDKAREIFTTAREQDNQDVMPLVGLSKTAFHNGERDKARDLMAQAEELDSTDTELWLWKAQMAQEEERWEDARQGYEKALEDIGQYDVMTFRKYETISSLIEVLRAQNKAQEAFVYEEILAKSGPGTLRSNFIAAQEMYEEGDLEGAARALEEILAQAATHERAQLMLGLIRFQQGRPKEAEQLLESLASLNNDDASRLLAATKLQLRQPEAARELLDNIDENETNPGTLALVGMASLASGDHDTGRRYIERSLELDPDNTELRIRYARYLASRENMSGAIDQLKTAIGRTPDSENAFLTLARLQAAQQNTADAAQTLEKWRKAHPDSIRALISSGDLAASQGENQRARQYYQQALQKAPEDISARVALGNLARRNDDPAGALEHFKAALEIQPNSREALRGLVQVSRGDEARYQETLKWLSDLGEAKPEAIGPKLVLMEDALTKGEFERAESVASAIVNMADAPTEAEPLLSSLYTTVAQQALREENQERATKVLEQGRERFPDNENLALMTSRLYLNQGKEDQALDIISEVKKSNPASATPFLLEAEYRVENEEFEKAANLFELALEKDDNPETILKLSSALRRDRQPSKAIEVLETGANRHQNNAQIQLALAIGYQGTDETGKAQQAYETLLKLAPNNPVALNNLAWIYHEQDDDRATDLAKRAYELNPRSAAIADTYGWILFSTGKVEESLPVLESAYELAPTAEEIALHLAEVYKATNQDDKARSVLEKI
- a CDS encoding DUF2264 domain-containing protein, whose amino-acid sequence is MKTTREYVQEGQELTRLAVGLGRKLPGLLRRYRFPRAAEKLLDGFLSDQPENDAYHELVRYFATSWVTYRNQTGCGAVFPGLPSWSGTECDALEGFSRMMPLFAAWCASGRDPSIALPGNRQLLLSEEFKRGLIAGTDPSAPTYWGDMPGKSNQRIVEAADIALSLWLLRDRVWCQLNKDQQKAVVNWLSLVNGRPGLDNNWHLFFVLIDRVLASLGHAGRIEGVRERFDRIKSFHLGDGWFKDGPEGRVDFYSAWGFHYALTWINRIDPEWDPAFIDAAQARFLKTYRYLIGPQGLPIMGRSVQYRIAVAAPLVAGAESHPAIVAAGEARRALDVTWQYFIQHGALRHGIISQGYHGSNARILDPYAGPASSLWSLRSLVMAFYYPPDHEFWNSEPLPLPVEQGDYDVPIAGPGWKVTGARATDTITIEVMHNPEDACPRLEHFWRKHALQNLAFGSPPRPKSLEAKYGRRFYSSARPFFME
- the xrt gene encoding exosortase — protein: MVRSTAVFAVLLAAFVAGTYPVLEKIGLRWMKFDEAYSHGWMIFGVSLYLIVRAWRAHPPRVGFHPLWLVVLGVLVAVYTAAGLLYVEAVQQFLLVPMLLVIIATVAGWATMWRFLLPVGVLVFAIPFWDYAAWPLQLITVEINKVLLSLWGIEFEVEGVLVFLIGVGAFEIAHGCSGLRYLIVAMALATVYSELNYRLWRNRILLFTFAVFLALLTNWIRVFVIIYQGYVTDMTSSLINEHDFFGWALFAGTLVPLFILAGRLERTPVQSQPSASTADSPRRPASPAKAGLVTLVATAILLAPLSVLGGRDARLVQEKFSISLDAPENWSPLFQRQGRVWEPKFSGEDHMNRFAWFRAEPGQGASMPDFYAASYILTYESQGPGKELIHDSNRMVDTRRWQPDGNFDLTVNGEPVSGMVLKDRATGDKAVVIYGFYVSGAWSSDPVGAKLLQLYSAINGRPDASLVAAAVHCGECDAREAAEDWVGELMAQAESAIDARFAKPD
- a CDS encoding lipopolysaccharide biosynthesis protein; the protein is MAIKNISTSVVKSSAWLGFANIVVNVLAFISTLILARLLTPDDFGLIALASTFVALAETFTSVQISSALINFKRVTNAHLNTAWTLGALRGLLLAIVIALLAFPLSALYEDGRLTGVMLILALITFFRCLTNPKYVFFEKELSYSREFVIMVVMKLLSVVAAGVLAYLYQTYWALIAGTAFAGLSRVILSYWFVPFLPRVSLSKVREIWAFTGWLTLGSALDAINSNIDTLIIGATLTASQLGAYRVGNDLAQKPTKEVLDPLRRPLFPAFALFSDDKEKLAVSYRRTQYLLFALVFPFGAGFSVIAEPMVNLVLGERWSEAIFVIEVLAINFALQSFVGPAISLAFATGKTKAVFTRQLIFFAVRVPIVVAALLLYGLPGLIVARFGTGLINIVLNLYMVNHIIQLSPFRQVSMCWRSLVSGLLMVFVVYQARETIHFDETVLEQSLGLLFFCLIGAIVYPATHLALWLLAGRPLGAETEILELARKILLRFKRA